In Bradysia coprophila strain Holo2 unplaced genomic scaffold, BU_Bcop_v1 contig_24, whole genome shotgun sequence, one genomic interval encodes:
- the LOC119077688 gene encoding uncharacterized protein LOC119077688, producing MTTENPAKFINSLFLKDFVERQYNETDVKILNYGVEPVNAKNFNDAKGRIQRVLVSYSSKKAPVNTTSAVLKIKSTDPQKFESFDKEASIYKSILPSFVDNWKKVGETIEFAPRLIVSQNEPKSFMIFEDVSNHGFFSEEPSIGLNLEQSKISLQKLAFVHATSVINLSKKPEDFGQFNKSIFNKDNKMVQSYLVDAFQFVLDNLETLGIEGSIGAKLKTLSSPLISTWTSGSTESLNGFKVFNHGNFWTKNILFKYVKEEYVDAVFVDYHNGYVGSPIVDLMYFFTSSVSFDVMKEYKNELLYVYHESLRFSLEKLKYQGNVPSLSDLQLEFLRSGAIEVILSLTIGPYLRFSGYELSSIFKQSNVALNSANILKYYEPVINEQLHQFDSLGLLDWGTVDSKIKLLTGRFNRILSQN from the exons atgaCCACTGAAAATCCGGCCAAGTTTATCAATTCATTGTTTCTGAAAGACTTTGTGGAACGGCAATACAATGAAACTGATGTTAAGATACTGAACTATGGCGTCGAGCCGGTGaatgcaaaaaattttaacgatgCCAAAGGACGCATACAAAGAGTTTTAGTTAG TTACTCTTCCAAAAAAGCGCCGGTCAATACGACATCAGCAGTCTTAAAAATCAAGTCAACCGATCCCCAAAAATTCGAATCATTTGACAAAGAGGCATCGATTTACAAGAGCATCCTTCCAAGTTTTGTTGACAATTGGAAAAAAGTCGGCGAAACAATTGAATTTGCACCTCGTTTGATTGTGTCGCAAAACGAGCCGAAAAGTTTTATGATCTTTGAAGACGTATCCAATCATGGATTCTTTTCCGAGGAGCCCAGCATTGGACTAAATCTAGAACAGAGCAAAATTTCTCTTCAAAAATTGGCATTCGTTCATGCTACGAGTGTTATCAATTTGTCGAAG AAACCGGAAGACTTCGGacaatttaacaaaagcattttCAACAAGGACAACAAAATGGTTCAGAGTTACTTAGTTGACGCTTTCCAATTTGTTCTGGACAATTTGGAAACTTTGGGAATTGAGGGAAGTATTGGTGCAAAGCTTAAGACACTCTCCTCACCGCTTATCTCTACATGGACTTCTGGTAGTACGGAGTCTTTGAACGGATTCAAGGTATTCAATCATGGCAATTTTTGGACTAAGAACATTCTGTTCAAATATGTCAAGGAGGAATATGTTGATGCAGTTTTC GTTGATTACCATAACGGATACGTGGGCTCACCGATCGTTGATTTGATGTACTTTTTCACTTCGTCAGTGTCATTCGACGTGATGAAGGAATACAAAAACGAATTGTTGTACGTCTACCATGAATCGTTGCGGTTTTCGTTAGAAAAACTGAAATATCAAGGAAACGTTCCGAGTTTAAGTGACTTGCAACTTGAGTTTTTGCGTAGTGGAGCTATAG AAGTGATTTTGTCGCTAACCATTGGACCGTATCTAAGATTTTCCGGATACGAGCTGAGTTCAATTTTCAAGCAATCGAACGTGGCCTTAAATTCAGCGAATATTTTGAAGTACTACGAACCAGTCATAAACGAGCAGTTGCATCAATTCGATAGTTTGGGATTGCTTGACTGGGGTACGGTTGATAGTAAGATTAAACTTCTTACGGGCAGATTCAATCGAATATTGAGTCAGAACTGA